The following proteins are encoded in a genomic region of Mahella australiensis 50-1 BON:
- a CDS encoding ferredoxin family protein produces the protein MGNFIKSEENPLKYTVIKPYKESHISIRDQGICASRCENKPCTYYCPSRVYCWSDNAIQVDYMRCIECKACPFGCPYGNIEWHYPKAGYGVIYKI, from the coding sequence GTGGGTAATTTTATAAAAAGCGAAGAGAATCCTCTAAAATACACTGTTATCAAGCCCTATAAAGAATCGCATATAAGTATAAGAGACCAAGGAATATGCGCATCCAGATGCGAGAATAAGCCATGCACATATTATTGCCCCTCGCGAGTATATTGTTGGTCGGACAATGCCATACAAGTAGATTACATGCGCTGCATCGAATGTAAGGCCTGCCCTTTCGGCTGCCCATACGGTAATATCGAATGGCATTATCCCAAAGCAGGATACGGTGTTATATATAAAATATGA
- the rpe gene encoding ribulose-phosphate 3-epimerase, with protein MKAKISPSMMCADFGRLEDEIRILEKAGVDYLHIDVMDGHFVPNFAIGPDLTRSIRRLTDIPLDIHLMVERPENYIDLFEPRLGDIVSVHQEATVHLERTLQIIKAAGAKTGVAVNPATPAIMIKPVIDEADVVLVMTVNPGFAGQKLVPSTLSKIREVKEMIQESCASAEIEVDGNVSFENAFKMLAAGADIFVAGTSSIFNADMDKLEAAYKLKQILSVKEG; from the coding sequence ATGAAAGCTAAAATATCCCCTTCGATGATGTGCGCCGATTTCGGTCGTCTGGAAGATGAAATAAGAATTCTTGAAAAAGCTGGAGTGGACTATTTACACATCGATGTAATGGACGGCCACTTTGTCCCTAATTTTGCTATCGGGCCGGATCTCACTAGGTCTATACGCCGATTGACCGATATACCACTTGATATACACCTGATGGTGGAAAGGCCTGAGAATTATATAGACCTTTTTGAACCTAGACTGGGGGACATCGTAAGCGTACATCAGGAGGCTACAGTACACCTGGAACGCACACTGCAGATTATAAAGGCAGCAGGGGCCAAAACTGGTGTTGCTGTTAACCCGGCAACGCCCGCTATAATGATAAAGCCGGTTATAGACGAAGCGGATGTTGTACTCGTGATGACGGTGAATCCAGGCTTCGCAGGGCAGAAGCTTGTACCGTCTACTTTAAGCAAGATAAGAGAAGTAAAAGAGATGATACAAGAATCCTGTGCATCAGCCGAAATAGAGGTGGATGGCAATGTGTCGTTTGAAAATGCGTTTAAGATGTTAGCAGCCGGGGCCGATATATTTGTCGCTGGTACATCGAGTATATTCAATGCCGATATGGACAAGCTGGAGGCTGCTTATAAACTAAAACAAATCTTATCAGTGAAGGAAGGTTAA
- a CDS encoding ROK family protein, producing the protein MSEHCHIGVDIGGTKINMGLMDDRGQRLTKMKIPTAAGLSYEDILDKVLDCVDDMLGNSGLKQTDVASIGFGVPGTVDRSTGTVLFAPNLNWANIPLVQYIEKRSPYHVYISQDTQAAAWGEFLSGAGRGCTEMACITLGTGVGCGIIIGGHIYRGGLNTAGEIGHIVVERGGRLCNCGRRGCLEAYAGGAAMARIASEDLGVSLTTKDIFAMAKAGDEYAIRLIEDATQYIGMGLVSLLNLLSPQKIIISGGMSMEDELFVQPIIRFVKEHGYSLAVQRVAIEKAHLGEDAPMIGAALLYGENLQ; encoded by the coding sequence ATGAGCGAACATTGCCATATAGGGGTAGATATAGGCGGTACGAAGATCAATATGGGTTTGATGGACGATAGGGGTCAAAGACTGACCAAAATGAAAATTCCTACTGCTGCAGGATTAAGCTATGAGGATATTTTAGATAAAGTGCTGGATTGTGTGGATGATATGCTTGGTAATAGCGGTTTAAAGCAAACCGATGTAGCCTCTATAGGATTTGGCGTGCCGGGTACCGTGGATCGCAGTACAGGCACAGTGCTTTTCGCTCCCAATCTTAACTGGGCCAATATACCACTTGTGCAATATATTGAAAAACGCTCTCCCTATCATGTATATATCTCACAGGATACGCAAGCTGCAGCCTGGGGTGAATTTTTATCAGGCGCGGGACGCGGCTGCACCGAAATGGCATGTATAACGTTGGGTACAGGCGTGGGCTGCGGTATAATAATAGGCGGACATATATACAGGGGCGGGCTCAATACTGCCGGCGAAATAGGGCATATAGTTGTTGAAAGAGGTGGTCGGCTTTGTAATTGCGGTAGAAGGGGCTGTCTGGAGGCCTATGCCGGTGGAGCGGCTATGGCCAGAATAGCCAGCGAGGACCTAGGAGTTTCACTGACAACTAAAGATATATTCGCTATGGCGAAAGCAGGTGATGAATATGCCATCCGACTTATAGAAGATGCTACGCAATATATAGGTATGGGCCTAGTCAGCCTTTTGAACCTTTTAAGTCCGCAGAAGATTATTATAAGCGGCGGTATGAGTATGGAGGACGAATTATTCGTGCAGCCCATAATTCGGTTTGTTAAGGAACATGGATACAGCCTTGCGGTGCAGAGGGTAGCTATAGAGAAAGCTCATCTCGGTGAAGACGCGCCTATGATAGGAGCGGCGTTGCTTTATGGGGAAAATTTACAATAA
- a CDS encoding FAD-dependent oxidoreductase: MSSDRYDAIVVGAGPAGSSAALTMAQNNLSVALLERGDYPGSKNMFGGTIYTAPTEEIIPAFWQQAPLERPVVSDELWFVDHDSAVKIGFTGLRFAKPPFNKFTALRAKFDSWLAHKAVEAGAHLLTKALATDLVYERTGLMSKKVDGVLLDNGDVLRADVVVLAEGAPAYLAQKAGMRGNMETSSITLYVKEILDLPAGKIEERFNLESGCGTNIAFIGYPTSGVVGKAGIWTNKDSISLIVGGYLNQLISKGLNPFQLLERTKQHPIIKCLLDGAKPIEYMGATIPKGGYKNIPQLYGYGILVTGDAAMMISGRQGTDLAMLSGKYAAEAVCQAKAKGDFSPDILQAYERRIDSSYFMKDIEDHKNVGNYYKKYPDADYLINKMLNDAAYEYFKTDLEPGSQKIDKIIQQIRSFQHPWKTAKDIYHGIRNWGVF, from the coding sequence ATGAGCTCGGACAGATATGATGCTATAGTAGTAGGTGCCGGCCCTGCCGGTTCATCGGCGGCTCTAACCATGGCTCAAAATAATCTTTCGGTAGCGCTGTTGGAACGCGGCGATTACCCAGGCAGCAAGAACATGTTCGGTGGCACCATATATACGGCGCCTACTGAGGAGATAATACCGGCCTTTTGGCAACAGGCACCGTTGGAACGGCCTGTGGTCAGTGATGAACTGTGGTTTGTGGATCACGATTCAGCGGTAAAGATAGGCTTTACGGGTTTAAGATTCGCTAAGCCGCCTTTTAATAAGTTTACGGCACTGCGAGCTAAATTCGACAGTTGGCTTGCTCATAAAGCTGTGGAAGCCGGAGCTCATCTTTTGACCAAGGCTTTGGCTACCGATTTGGTATATGAACGGACGGGGCTTATGAGTAAAAAAGTAGATGGAGTGCTACTGGATAACGGCGATGTGCTGCGAGCCGACGTTGTCGTACTGGCAGAAGGCGCACCGGCTTATCTTGCCCAAAAAGCCGGCATGCGCGGCAACATGGAGACCAGCAGCATAACCCTTTACGTTAAGGAGATACTGGATCTGCCGGCTGGCAAGATAGAGGAGCGTTTTAATCTGGAAAGCGGCTGCGGCACCAATATAGCCTTTATAGGCTATCCGACGTCTGGCGTTGTAGGCAAGGCCGGTATATGGACTAATAAGGATTCGATATCGCTCATAGTGGGAGGATATTTAAACCAGCTTATAAGCAAAGGGCTGAACCCTTTTCAACTTTTAGAGCGCACAAAGCAGCACCCCATAATAAAATGCTTGCTGGACGGCGCTAAACCGATAGAATACATGGGCGCTACCATACCCAAAGGCGGCTATAAAAATATCCCGCAGTTGTATGGATATGGCATACTGGTGACCGGCGACGCTGCTATGATGATAAGCGGACGGCAGGGTACAGACTTGGCCATGTTAAGCGGTAAATACGCTGCTGAAGCAGTGTGTCAGGCAAAGGCTAAAGGCGACTTCTCTCCTGACATACTCCAAGCATATGAGCGGCGAATCGACAGCAGTTATTTTATGAAGGATATCGAGGACCATAAAAACGTCGGAAATTATTATAAAAAGTACCCTGACGCTGATTACCTTATAAATAAGATGCTCAACGATGCGGCTTATGAGTATTTTAAAACCGACCTTGAACCGGGTAGCCAAAAAATCGATAAAATAATTCAACAGATAAGAAGTTTCCAGCATCCGTGGAAGACTGCAAAAGACATCTACCACGGCATACGAAATTGGGGTGTATTTTAG
- a CDS encoding CoA-binding protein, which yields MDNLVNAALSKRIWAVIGATQNKEKFGYKVYRALKDHQYEVYPVNPFYDEIDGEKCYKDLSSLPKVPEVVDVIISPDKSEAFVREAAALGCEFIWFQPGAESDDLINLSQDLGLKTISNVCAMFEVNRS from the coding sequence GTGGATAATTTAGTTAATGCAGCATTGAGCAAAAGAATATGGGCGGTTATCGGAGCGACGCAAAACAAAGAAAAGTTTGGATATAAGGTTTATAGAGCCCTGAAAGATCACCAGTATGAGGTTTATCCAGTAAATCCATTTTATGATGAGATAGACGGAGAAAAGTGCTATAAAGACCTTTCTTCATTGCCAAAGGTACCTGAAGTCGTAGATGTGATAATATCGCCTGATAAATCCGAGGCTTTTGTCAGGGAGGCGGCTGCGCTTGGCTGTGAGTTCATATGGTTTCAACCTGGGGCTGAAAGCGATGATCTGATAAATCTATCTCAGGATTTAGGGCTAAAAACGATAAGCAACGTTTGCGCGATGTTTGAAGTAAATAGAAGTTAA
- a CDS encoding ureidoglycolate lyase has translation MNYDLKLQKINKDAFSPYGIYLDGPVGTPAHSENSFDWWNEFSLLDFGGKASLGMVRAKYTGDFCQNIFERHKQSIEALVPLNNDIIVVVGDADALNDGVCRPDNFAAFWVPRHTIVAFDAGVLHRAPMTLADSADVLVLFKESTSTSDTEIIELDDVNFRVIL, from the coding sequence ATGAATTACGATTTGAAATTACAGAAAATAAACAAAGATGCTTTCTCACCATATGGTATATATCTGGATGGGCCGGTGGGCACGCCGGCCCATTCCGAGAATTCATTCGACTGGTGGAATGAATTCTCATTGCTGGATTTTGGCGGTAAAGCATCGCTGGGTATGGTTAGGGCAAAATACACAGGCGATTTTTGCCAGAATATTTTTGAGCGGCATAAGCAGAGCATTGAGGCATTAGTGCCATTGAATAATGATATTATCGTGGTAGTAGGTGATGCAGACGCATTAAACGACGGAGTGTGCAGGCCGGATAACTTTGCGGCATTCTGGGTGCCGAGGCATACGATAGTGGCATTTGATGCAGGCGTACTGCACAGGGCACCCATGACATTGGCTGATAGTGCCGATGTGCTAGTATTGTTTAAAGAATCTACTTCGACAAGCGATACTGAGATTATAGAATTAGATGACGTAAACTTTAGGGTGATATTATGA
- a CDS encoding biotin transporter BioY, with protein sequence MKTRDMILAALFAALTAIGAFIRIPMVPVAISLQLFFVMLAGLILGPRLGALSQIIYIVIGLIGIPIFTEGGGPAYVLKPSFGYLIGFIATAYISGWLSRPAGDKKVGFTHTMAALIAGILADYIIGVPYMYLVVTYYIGNNMTISAALTSGFLIFLPGDIAKAIAASLIWTSIRGRLPMMRRS encoded by the coding sequence ATGAAAACTCGCGATATGATACTGGCGGCACTGTTCGCTGCATTGACCGCCATAGGCGCATTTATAAGGATACCCATGGTACCTGTAGCCATTAGCCTGCAGCTTTTCTTCGTAATGTTAGCCGGATTAATACTTGGCCCAAGGCTGGGAGCGCTATCTCAAATAATATACATAGTAATAGGCCTTATAGGTATACCCATATTCACCGAAGGCGGCGGGCCGGCGTACGTATTGAAACCATCATTTGGATATCTGATAGGATTTATAGCCACAGCCTATATATCAGGATGGCTGAGTCGACCTGCAGGCGATAAAAAGGTTGGATTCACCCATACCATGGCGGCGCTGATAGCTGGCATACTGGCCGACTACATAATAGGCGTACCTTATATGTACCTTGTGGTAACATATTATATTGGTAACAATATGACAATAAGTGCAGCTTTAACCAGCGGTTTCCTCATATTTTTGCCCGGCGATATAGCCAAAGCTATCGCAGCATCTTTGATATGGACAAGCATAAGAGGGCGCTTACCGATGATGCGGCGGAGCTGA
- a CDS encoding flavodoxin family protein, protein MKVMIITSSPNIDGLTAACGQAAKEGVETAGAEAVMVRLNDLDIGKCHACDNGWGTCNKQHTCQVEDDFQKLHASVNEMDAYIWVTPVYWGEMSEAAKAFFDRLRRCEASKENNTAIQNKPVISVAAAGGSGGGTLTCLSSMERLVHHMRGIVFDLIGITQKSRNYKISTIRSAAQTMVESYKK, encoded by the coding sequence ATGAAGGTGATGATAATAACCAGCAGTCCAAATATCGACGGCCTTACAGCCGCATGTGGGCAAGCAGCCAAAGAAGGCGTCGAAACCGCCGGTGCTGAAGCTGTTATGGTACGCCTAAACGACCTCGATATAGGCAAGTGTCACGCATGCGATAACGGGTGGGGTACATGCAATAAACAGCACACTTGTCAGGTAGAAGATGATTTTCAAAAGCTTCATGCATCGGTAAACGAGATGGATGCTTACATATGGGTAACGCCAGTATACTGGGGTGAGATGAGTGAAGCTGCAAAAGCTTTCTTTGATCGCCTGCGCCGATGCGAAGCCAGCAAGGAGAACAATACCGCTATACAAAATAAGCCTGTTATATCGGTGGCGGCGGCCGGCGGCAGCGGTGGCGGTACGTTGACATGTTTGTCGTCCATGGAACGATTGGTACACCATATGAGAGGCATTGTATTCGACCTGATAGGCATAACACAGAAGAGCAGAAACTATAAGATTTCAACTATACGCAGCGCAGCTCAAACCATGGTGGAAAGTTATAAAAAATAA
- a CDS encoding LacI family DNA-binding transcriptional regulator has product MVTIKDISKKANVSIATVSKVLNGDYSRVSEATKEKILKIAREMNYVPNRLARGLVSNHTHILGLIVSDITNPFFAEMAKGVEDKAAKCGYNVILCNTDDDMDREAAYINVLLQYNVDGVIITSSAISDNQHILKLRDSNTPFVAIDRYIDDDTYSVFLDNFKGSYIATEYIIKKGHKRIAYIGGDVMLKIPNQRLEGYYKALGDYGMERDEKLVRIGTYHVESGYNDACALLDSGCQFTAVVCGNDLIALGVARAIKEHDLRIPDDISIIGYDNIYLSTLMDPPLTTIKQPIYDMGDHAVDVIIRLINGEQINEKIHYFIPELVERQSVRQLMIA; this is encoded by the coding sequence ATGGTTACAATAAAGGATATAAGCAAAAAAGCCAATGTTTCTATAGCGACGGTGTCAAAGGTCTTAAACGGCGATTACAGCCGCGTTAGCGAGGCCACAAAAGAAAAAATATTGAAAATAGCGCGCGAGATGAATTATGTGCCTAACCGGTTGGCCAGGGGTTTGGTAAGCAATCATACGCATATATTAGGCCTCATAGTATCGGATATTACGAATCCGTTTTTTGCAGAAATGGCCAAGGGCGTGGAGGATAAGGCCGCTAAGTGCGGATATAACGTAATACTGTGCAATACTGATGATGATATGGACAGAGAAGCTGCTTATATAAACGTGTTGCTGCAATACAATGTTGATGGAGTGATTATAACGTCGAGTGCGATTTCGGATAACCAACACATATTGAAGTTGCGTGACAGTAATACACCGTTTGTAGCTATAGATAGATATATAGATGACGATACTTATAGCGTATTTCTGGATAATTTCAAAGGCTCATATATAGCTACCGAATATATTATAAAGAAGGGGCATAAGCGTATAGCCTATATAGGCGGAGATGTTATGCTTAAAATACCGAATCAGCGATTGGAAGGATATTATAAAGCGCTGGGCGATTATGGTATGGAGAGGGACGAGAAATTAGTACGCATCGGTACATACCATGTGGAAAGCGGATATAACGATGCTTGCGCATTGCTGGACAGCGGCTGTCAATTTACCGCTGTAGTATGCGGCAATGACCTTATAGCTTTGGGCGTTGCGAGGGCTATAAAAGAACATGATTTACGTATACCCGATGATATTTCGATAATAGGCTATGATAATATTTATTTATCGACATTGATGGATCCGCCTTTGACTACTATAAAACAACCCATATACGATATGGGCGATCATGCGGTGGATGTTATAATAAGGCTTATAAACGGCGAACAAATAAACGAAAAGATACATTATTTTATTCCCGAATTAGTGGAAAGGCAGTCTGTTCGTCAATTAATGATTGCGTAA
- a CDS encoding sugar phosphate isomerase/epimerase family protein: MYKIGLQLYSIKEETERDFFGALKKVADIGYDGVEFAGYFNTPALDLKNALGQYGLDAAGSHIGIDLLTNELPSVIEYSKTIEDPFIICPWLPENMRDSKESCKRTAQLLTDIGRECNKNGIQFGYHNHDFEFRTIGDNLIFDLLFENSDPEAVKIELDTFWVEYTGYKSVDIIDKYGSRCICLHIKDMKSWEERVNTEVGCGVMDFKSIIAAGKKYGVKWYTVEQEEFERPLFESVEISCKNLKQLLA, translated from the coding sequence ATGTATAAAATAGGTTTGCAATTATATTCGATCAAAGAGGAGACGGAAAGGGATTTTTTTGGAGCCTTAAAAAAAGTGGCCGACATAGGTTATGATGGTGTAGAATTCGCGGGCTATTTTAATACACCAGCTCTGGATTTAAAAAATGCTTTGGGTCAATACGGTTTAGATGCAGCAGGCAGCCATATAGGTATAGACCTGTTAACCAATGAGCTCCCATCGGTTATAGAATATAGCAAGACTATAGAAGATCCATTTATCATATGCCCATGGCTCCCCGAAAATATGCGCGATAGCAAGGAAAGTTGCAAACGCACCGCTCAACTGCTCACCGATATAGGCCGTGAATGCAACAAAAACGGCATACAGTTTGGCTATCATAATCATGACTTTGAATTCAGGACAATAGGCGACAATTTGATATTCGACCTGTTATTCGAGAACAGCGATCCCGAAGCCGTAAAGATAGAACTCGATACATTCTGGGTGGAATATACCGGCTATAAATCCGTAGATATAATAGACAAATACGGCAGCCGTTGCATATGCCTGCATATAAAGGATATGAAGAGTTGGGAAGAAAGGGTTAATACCGAAGTAGGCTGCGGCGTTATGGACTTTAAGAGTATTATAGCCGCTGGCAAAAAATATGGCGTAAAATGGTATACAGTGGAACAAGAAGAATTCGAACGCCCGTTGTTCGAAAGCGTAGAAATAAGCTGCAAAAATTTAAAACAACTGCTGGCATAA
- the rpiB gene encoding ribose 5-phosphate isomerase B: MLAIGSDHAAFDFKEEIKGYLDEKGIKYNDFGCFSKERVDYPAIAEVVAKAVASGQCEKGLLFCGTGVGMCISANKVNGIRAVVCSEPYSAKLSRQHNDTNVLTLGSRVVGPELAKMIIDIWLDTPFDGGRHARRLDMIAEIEKYQD; encoded by the coding sequence ATGTTAGCTATAGGATCAGATCACGCAGCATTTGATTTCAAAGAGGAAATAAAAGGTTATCTCGATGAGAAGGGTATAAAATATAATGACTTCGGCTGTTTCTCAAAAGAAAGGGTGGATTATCCGGCTATTGCGGAGGTAGTGGCCAAGGCTGTTGCATCCGGCCAATGTGAGAAGGGCTTGCTGTTTTGCGGTACCGGTGTAGGCATGTGCATAAGCGCAAACAAGGTAAATGGCATACGCGCCGTTGTATGCAGCGAGCCTTATTCTGCCAAGCTTTCACGTCAGCATAATGATACCAATGTATTGACGCTGGGTTCAAGGGTTGTAGGGCCGGAACTGGCCAAGATGATCATTGACATATGGCTGGACACGCCATTTGATGGCGGCAGGCATGCAAGAAGACTGGATATGATCGCCGAAATTGAGAAATATCAAGATTAA
- a CDS encoding alcohol dehydrogenase catalytic domain-containing protein, whose protein sequence is MKSIIMEGPRKSKVIDVEVPRPQDGELLVKLTYTGMCHSEWYPWSVAKPGDKFGHEPIGVVAEVGPNVQGFHVGDRVTGLGGGYAEYCIMEAQNTVHVPDVLADEDAIAEPLSCIVSAVSRMPIVTAGDPVAVVGAGYMGLGAISLFRLRGAGRIIAVDPREEARENALRFGATEVYSPEELPENYKVTMDHMGDIFNNGFSTVMEFAGTESALRLAGDMVCAHGTLGVGGYHNDTDRVVDFMEWNFKAINVINAHERRTAYQVHCCQNALDLLAAGLWQFKGLANNIYTMEEFDQANADMENKPKGFIKALVRCSI, encoded by the coding sequence ATGAAGTCGATTATTATGGAAGGCCCGCGCAAAAGCAAAGTTATTGATGTCGAAGTCCCGAGGCCCCAGGATGGGGAATTGCTCGTAAAACTTACTTATACGGGCATGTGCCATTCGGAATGGTATCCTTGGTCTGTTGCCAAACCCGGGGATAAATTCGGTCATGAGCCTATAGGGGTGGTGGCAGAGGTAGGGCCGAATGTACAGGGGTTTCATGTTGGCGACAGGGTGACAGGGCTTGGCGGAGGGTATGCGGAATACTGCATTATGGAGGCTCAAAATACCGTGCATGTTCCTGATGTTTTAGCTGATGAGGATGCGATAGCTGAGCCATTAAGCTGCATTGTCAGCGCTGTTAGCAGGATGCCGATTGTTACAGCGGGAGACCCGGTTGCGGTTGTAGGTGCTGGCTATATGGGACTTGGGGCAATTTCTCTCTTCCGCTTAAGGGGAGCAGGTAGGATTATAGCTGTTGATCCTCGTGAAGAAGCGAGGGAAAACGCTTTGAGATTTGGTGCAACCGAAGTGTATTCGCCTGAAGAATTGCCCGAGAATTATAAAGTTACTATGGATCATATGGGCGATATATTTAACAATGGTTTTTCCACTGTTATGGAATTTGCGGGTACCGAGAGCGCGCTTCGGTTGGCTGGAGATATGGTTTGCGCGCATGGAACGCTTGGCGTCGGCGGTTATCATAATGATACTGATAGGGTTGTTGATTTTATGGAGTGGAATTTTAAAGCAATTAACGTCATCAACGCGCACGAACGCCGCACAGCTTATCAAGTGCACTGTTGCCAGAATGCACTGGATTTGCTTGCTGCCGGTTTGTGGCAGTTTAAAGGCCTTGCCAATAATATTTATACTATGGAGGAGTTCGACCAGGCAAACGCAGACATGGAAAATAAACCTAAGGGCTTTATTAAAGCGCTTGTTCGCTGCAGTATTTAG
- a CDS encoding uroporphyrinogen decarboxylase family protein yields MTPKQRAIMALTLKQPDYVPTMELEFQLVEELFGESYYSGREVADGISKEEIIDHNSRLMAKVFDYLDYAVAMICYGVPQFDDQSNTDTLIAIRQKVEEYLKEERLFVCHGDATYAIPDGDTMLDFVYALNDHPDEMKERAAKMVDDQLERCRKLMDGGFDGFALCSDYAFNRGSFLSPSMFREFITPYLARLIDGQRKMGAYVIKHTDGDIMPIIDQIVECGPHALHSLDPQGGIDIAVIKKMYGDKVCLIGNVNCALMQTGTKEEILASAAYAMEHGKPGGGYIFSTSNVAFKGMPLESYMLIHDYYLKHRAY; encoded by the coding sequence ATGACACCAAAACAAAGGGCTATAATGGCGCTTACGTTAAAACAACCGGATTATGTGCCTACAATGGAGTTGGAATTTCAGTTGGTCGAGGAACTGTTCGGTGAGAGCTATTATAGCGGTAGGGAGGTGGCTGATGGTATATCGAAGGAAGAGATCATAGACCATAACTCAAGGTTAATGGCCAAAGTATTCGATTATCTCGATTATGCCGTAGCTATGATATGTTACGGTGTGCCGCAGTTTGATGACCAGAGCAATACTGACACACTGATAGCGATACGGCAGAAAGTTGAAGAGTATCTTAAAGAAGAGCGTCTATTTGTATGCCATGGCGATGCCACTTATGCTATACCTGACGGCGATACCATGCTAGACTTCGTATATGCCTTAAATGATCATCCGGATGAAATGAAAGAGCGCGCGGCTAAGATGGTGGATGACCAGCTTGAGAGGTGCCGCAAATTAATGGACGGTGGTTTTGATGGTTTTGCGTTATGTTCAGATTATGCGTTTAACCGAGGCTCGTTTTTGTCGCCGTCTATGTTCCGGGAATTCATAACGCCATATTTGGCCCGGCTTATAGACGGTCAACGTAAAATGGGCGCTTATGTTATAAAGCATACCGATGGCGATATCATGCCCATTATAGATCAGATAGTGGAATGCGGGCCGCATGCTTTGCACTCCCTAGACCCGCAGGGGGGCATAGATATAGCGGTTATAAAGAAAATGTACGGCGATAAAGTATGCCTTATAGGCAATGTCAATTGCGCTCTTATGCAGACCGGCACTAAAGAGGAAATATTGGCCAGTGCAGCTTATGCTATGGAACATGGCAAGCCAGGGGGAGGATATATATTTTCTACATCCAATGTGGCTTTTAAAGGTATGCCGCTGGAAAGCTATATGCTCATACATGATTATTACCTTAAGCATAGGGCATACTGA